In Neoarius graeffei isolate fNeoGra1 chromosome 15, fNeoGra1.pri, whole genome shotgun sequence, a single genomic region encodes these proteins:
- the LOC132898997 gene encoding hydroxylysine kinase-like, protein MLTKESKPNLSHSQVTEITAHLFGLTVSTIHPLPSYDDQNFHLVCVDTGEFVLKVMNTFDSVNVKLLEVQTHSMNFLKQNGLPAQTALRTVRGELMALEEIDCGYGLQKYLVRLLTYLPGTPLAKITCTPQLLYKMGKMAATLDQILFQMEHENLDVLQRENFIWNLSHVPLINNHLSVLDGDPLQRIIRGVLDQYQNQVVPKLPSFRKCINHGDLNDYNILVEPDGPSGYTISGILDFCDMSSGYFVFELAIMIMYMMLESKNPLGVGAPVIAGFESVFPLNTDERDALYTLVLSRFSQSLVYARAIVLQQPENKEYLMIMSKTGVRILQLLWEKGKEEVEKMWFEDPENISVLSVNGNPKH, encoded by the exons ATGTTAACGAAAGAGTCCAAGCCAAACCTGAGCCATTCTCAGGTGACCGAAATCACTGCACATCTTTTTGGTTTAACTGTATCCACCATACACCCTCTGCCCAGCTATGATGATCAGAACTTCCACTTGGTGTGTGTGGACACTGGAGAGTTTGTGTTGAAGGTCATGAATACTTTCGACAGTGTGAATGTGAAGCTGCTTGAGGTGCAGACACACAGCATGAATTTCCTGAAGCAGAATGGACTTCCAGCTCAGACAGCTCTACGCACCGTCAGAGGGGAGCTCATGGCTCTAGAGGAGATTG ATTGTGGATATGGCCTGCAGAAATATCTGGTGCGTTTGTTGACATACCTGCCTGGAACCCCATTGGCTAAAATCACCTGCACACCACAGCTACTATATAAAATGGGGAAAATGGCTGCCACGCTGGACCAGATTTTATTCCAG ATGGAGCATGAGAACCTTGATGTTCTTCAGAGGGAGAATTTCATCTGGAATTTGTCCCATGTTCCTCTGATAAACAATCATCTCAGTGTGTTGGATGGAGATCCGTTGCAGCGCATCATTAGAGGAGTCCTTGATCAGTACCAAAATCAAGTGGTACCAAAACTCCCCTCCTTCCGCAAGT GTATAAATCATGGAGATCTGAATGATTACAACATCCTCGTGGAGCCAGATGGACCATCTGGTTATACGATCAGTGGGATTCTGGACTTCTGCGATATGAGCAGCGGTTATTTCGTGTTCGAGCTGGCGATCATGATCATGTACATGATGCTCGAGAGCAAAAATCCACTAGGGGTCGGGGCTCCAGTGATCGCAGGGTTTGAAAGTGTCTTTCCTCTGAACACTGatgaaagagatgctttgtatacGCTAGTGCTGAGTCGATTCTCGCAGTCACTGGTTTACGCACGTGCTATCGTTCTCCAGCAGCCAGAAAACAAAGAGTACCTGATGATCATGTCAAAAACAGGAGTTAGAATCCTCCAGCTTCTGTGGGAAAAAGGGAAagaggaagtggagaaaatgTGGTTTGAAGATCCTGAAAATATCTCAGTGCTGTCTGTTAATGGAAACCCTAAACACTAA